A region from the Brassica napus cultivar Da-Ae chromosome C8, Da-Ae, whole genome shotgun sequence genome encodes:
- the LOC106414830 gene encoding sister chromatid cohesion protein PDS5 homolog E isoform X1 encodes MGPLVGETELPEALLKAGKDLLEPHSSTDSLLDLLHKVETLLSIVEQDPIVAVQSALRPSTKALISADLLRNPDSDVRVYVVSCLTEIMRITAPEAPYNDDHMKDIFEVTVEAFGKLADASSRSYKKAEAVLDTVAKVRSSLVMLDLECDDVILEMFRQFLKVISPDHPQPVLHSMETIMITVIDESEEVSMDLLEILLAAVKKESQDVSPMASKLVEKVLSSCASTLRPCIMEALKSTGTSLEMYSPVVSSICQSEAATTEAQIVVNPKETEAGEKTLEEQVVPSDSLKVPYLEKLDLGLSVKGARSKRTARGGTRANGDDKVTKGSDLQQLLKQGHSESTDTDTESGSARRRGRKPNSLMNPEEGYSFKTSSGKNDSSRGKLAGKKAPSPSKVAQTNQPVVISLSPSSKSRKKGSGKRSRSKMEETDLDAASLARPVSKKPTVKKDKPEEEDLMETDIEKPEDSIKTAKPSKKEKKAENGSAKTSAKKPLEESKTSGKKIVHSEAKKNNSKTDIPQSSKSKKKSSPATTPATKESEQTPKSHPKRKRTAGEEVESNKSKLGQELVGKRVKVWWPLDKKFYEGVIQSYDGRTRRHKVLYSDGEAEAIYLKNETWEIIQDKSSASEQEKEDDDLPDSTPLSDIMRRQKAKKSKNVELSSSSDVRSSKEKEPVKNSTKQGKRKKGALKSLSNEPESREEKDVKSSKEPKAETGRTKKRQKVARDMHRESEKDCDDKEEAATKGEGSVKSDAEPECKRDHQELADDPNAETKTDGEELKSTNKSNAEPEIDGEEQETAKEPTAELKIDGEEQEPVKEINEETETEAQEGESAKEPNADTKLIEKEDMSEVQEVESAKEPSADTKLIEKEDMSEEQVGESAKEPSADTKLIEKEDMSAVQEVESAKEPSADTKLIEKEDMSEVREGESAKEPSEDAKEDISEEQSHGAEKEPSVTETGKVENEAEEDDQRAVKEVGEETDKAEAGTTPVSG; translated from the exons atgggtcCTCTTGTCGGAGAAACCGAACTCCCTGAAGCTCTCCTCAAGGCTGGAAAAGATCTCCTCGAGCCTCATTCCTCTACTGATTCCCTTCTCGACCTTCTCCAT AAAGTGGAGACTCTGCTCTCTATTGTGGAGCAAGATCCTATTGTAGCTGTGCAAAGTGCCCTGAGACCATCTACCAAGGCTTTGATATCTGCTGATCTCTTGAGAAACCCTGATTCCGATGTTAGGGTTTACGTTGTCTCCTGCTTAACGGAGATTATGAGGATAACTGCCCCTGAGGCACCATATAACGATGACCACATGAAG GATATCTTCGAGGTGACAGTAGAAGCCTTTGGAAAACTAGCTGATGCTTCCTCTCGCAGTTACAAGAAAGCGGAGGCTGTTCTTGATACTGTTGCTAAGGTCAGGTCTTCCTTGGTGATGTTGGACTTGGAGTGCGATGACGTTATCTTAGAGATGTTTCGGCAGTTCTTGAAAGTCATAAG CCCGGACCATCCTCAACCGGTGCTTCATTCAATGGAAACGATAATGATAACTGTTATAGATGAAAGTGAAGAAGTATCCATGGACTTGCTAGAGATTCTATTGGCTGCTGTCAAAAAAGAAAGCCAG GATGTCTCACCAATGGCTTCGAAGCTTGTGGAGAAGGTTCTCAGTAGCTGCGCCTCTACGCTTCGACCGTGCATCATGGAAGCTTTGAAGTCCACAGGGACAAGCTTGGAGATGTATTCTCCAGTGGTTTCGTCAATATGCCAAAGCGAAGCTGCTACTACTGAAGCGCAAATCGTTGTTAACCCCAAAGAAACTGAG gCAGGTGAAAAGACGTTAGAAGAACAAGTAGTTCCAAGTGATTCATTGAAGGTACCGTATTTG GAAAAACTGGATTTGGGTCTCTCTGTCAAGGGGGCTAGGTCCAAGAGAACTGCAAGAGGTGGAACTCGAGCCAATGGAGATGACAAAGTAACAAAAGGAAGTGATTTGCAACAACTTTTGAAGCAAGGGCATTCCGAAAGTACAGACACAGATACCGAATCAGGGTCTGCTAGGAGGAGAGGGCGGAAACCCAATTCACTGATGAATCCCGAGGAAGGCTACTCATTCAAGACGTCATCAGGCAAGAATGATTCATCACGTGGAAAGCTCGCTGGCAAGAAAGCACCTTCCCCTAGTAAAGTTGCTCAAACGAATCAGCCTGTTGTTATTTCTCTCTCGCCCTCTAGTAAGTCTAGGAAGAAAGGGTCAGGTAAACGAAGCCGGAGTAAGATGGAAGAGACAGATCTTGATGCGGCTTCTTTAGCTAGGCCAGTATCAAAGAAACCGACTGTGAAGAAGGATAAGcctgaagaagaagatttaATGGAAACTGACATTGAAAAGCCTGAAGATAGCATTAAGACTGCCAAGCCAAGtaaaaaggagaagaaagcaGAGAATGGTTCAGCGAAAACTTCAGCAAAGAAGCCACTTGAAGAATCTAAGACCAGTGGGAAAAAAATAGTCCACTCAGaagcaaagaaaaacaattcaaaaactGATATTCCCCAGTCCTCAAAGAGCAAG AAGAAGAGCTCCCCAGCAACAACGCCTGCGACCAAAGAATCCGAACAAACTCCCAAGAGCCATCCCAAGAGAAAACGGACAGCTGGAGAGGAAGTG GAGTCCAATAAGAGTAAGCTTGGTCAGGAACTGGTTGGTAAGAGAGTTAAAGTCTGGTGGCCACTCGACAAGAA GTTTTATGAAGGCGTCATACAATCCTATGATGGTCGTACGAGGAGGCATAAA GTCTTGTATTCTGATGGGGAGGCTGAAGCGATTTAtcttaaaaatgaaacttgGGAGATAATCCAGGATAAGTCTTCAGCCAGTGAG CAGGAAAAGGAGGATGATGATCTGCCTGATTCTACTCCTTTATCTGACAT AATGCGAAGGCAGAAAGCCAAGAAGAGCAAAAATGTGGAACTGAGCAGTTCTTCAGACGTCAG ATCCTCGAAGGAGAAAGAACCTGTAAAAAACTCCACTAAGCAAGGGAAACGAAAGAAAGGTGCGCTGAAGAGCTTAAGCAATGAACCAGAAAGCAGAGAGGAGAAAGATGTTAAATCGTCAAAAGAGCCGAAAGCTGAAACTGGCAGGACTAAGAAAAGGCAGAAGGTGGCTCGAGATATGCACCGGGAAAGTGAAAAAGACTGTGATGACAAGGAGGAAGCTGCAACCAAGGGTGAAGGCAGTGTGAAATCCGATGCGGAGCCTGAATGTAAGAGAGATCACCAAGAACTGGCAGATGATCCAAATGCGGAAACCAAAACTGATGGAGAAGAGCTGAAGTCTACAAACAAGTCAAATGCAGAACCAGAAATTGATGGAGAAGAACAGGAGACAGCAAAAGAGCCAACGGCAGAACTCAAAATTGATGGAGAAGAGCAAGAACCAGTGAAAGAGATTAATGAAGAAACTGAAACTGAGGCACAAGAGGGAGAATCAGCAAAAGAGCCAAATGCAGACACAAAATTGATCGAGAAGGAGGATATGTCTGAGGTACAAGAGGTAGAATCAGCGAAAGAGCCAAGTGCAGATACAAAATTGATTGAGAAGGAGGATATGTCTGAGGAGCAAGTGGGAGAATCTGCAAAAGAGCCGAGTGCAGACACAAAATTGATTGAGAAGGAGGATATGTCTGCGGTACAAGAGGTAGAATCAGCGAAAGAGCCAAGTGCAGACACAAAATTGATTGAGAAGGAGGATATGTCTGAGGTACGAGAGGGAGAATCAGCAAAAGAGCCAAGTGAAGACGCTAAGGAGGACATATCTGAGGAGCAGAGTCATGGAGCTGAAAAAGAGCCAAGTGTGACTGAGACTGGTAAAGTagaaaatgaagctgaagaagatgatcaGAGAGCAGTTAAGGAAGTGGGAGAAGAGACTGATAAAGCAGAAGCTGGTACTACCCCTGTTTCAGGTTGA
- the LOC106414830 gene encoding sister chromatid cohesion protein PDS5 homolog E isoform X2, producing MGPLVGETELPEALLKAGKDLLEPHSSTDSLLDLLHKVETLLSIVEQDPIVAVQSALRPSTKALISADLLRNPDSDVRVYVVSCLTEIMRITAPEAPYNDDHMKDIFEVTVEAFGKLADASSRSYKKAEAVLDTVAKVRSSLVMLDLECDDVILEMFRQFLKVISPDHPQPVLHSMETIMITVIDESEEVSMDLLEILLAAVKKESQDVSPMASKLVEKVLSSCASTLRPCIMEALKSTGTSLEMYSPVVSSICQSEAATTEAQIVVNPKETEAGEKTLEEQVVPSDSLKVPYLEKLDLGLSVKGARSKRTARGGTRANGDDKVTKGSDLQQLLKQGHSESTDTDTESGSARRRGRKPNSLMNPEEGYSFKTSSGKNDSSRGKLAGKKAPSPSKVAQTNQPVVISLSPSSKSRKKGSGKRSRSKMEETDLDAASLARPVSKKPTVKKDKPEEEDLMETDIEKPEDSIKTAKPSKKEKKAENGSAKTSAKKPLEESKTSGKKIVHSEAKKNNSKTDIPQSSKSKKKSSPATTPATKESEQTPKSHPKRKRTAGEEVESNKSKLGQELVGKRVKVWWPLDKKFYEGVIQSYDGRTRRHKVLYSDGEAEAIYLKNETWEIIQDKSSASEEKEDDDLPDSTPLSDIMRRQKAKKSKNVELSSSSDVRSSKEKEPVKNSTKQGKRKKGALKSLSNEPESREEKDVKSSKEPKAETGRTKKRQKVARDMHRESEKDCDDKEEAATKGEGSVKSDAEPECKRDHQELADDPNAETKTDGEELKSTNKSNAEPEIDGEEQETAKEPTAELKIDGEEQEPVKEINEETETEAQEGESAKEPNADTKLIEKEDMSEVQEVESAKEPSADTKLIEKEDMSEEQVGESAKEPSADTKLIEKEDMSAVQEVESAKEPSADTKLIEKEDMSEVREGESAKEPSEDAKEDISEEQSHGAEKEPSVTETGKVENEAEEDDQRAVKEVGEETDKAEAGTTPVSG from the exons atgggtcCTCTTGTCGGAGAAACCGAACTCCCTGAAGCTCTCCTCAAGGCTGGAAAAGATCTCCTCGAGCCTCATTCCTCTACTGATTCCCTTCTCGACCTTCTCCAT AAAGTGGAGACTCTGCTCTCTATTGTGGAGCAAGATCCTATTGTAGCTGTGCAAAGTGCCCTGAGACCATCTACCAAGGCTTTGATATCTGCTGATCTCTTGAGAAACCCTGATTCCGATGTTAGGGTTTACGTTGTCTCCTGCTTAACGGAGATTATGAGGATAACTGCCCCTGAGGCACCATATAACGATGACCACATGAAG GATATCTTCGAGGTGACAGTAGAAGCCTTTGGAAAACTAGCTGATGCTTCCTCTCGCAGTTACAAGAAAGCGGAGGCTGTTCTTGATACTGTTGCTAAGGTCAGGTCTTCCTTGGTGATGTTGGACTTGGAGTGCGATGACGTTATCTTAGAGATGTTTCGGCAGTTCTTGAAAGTCATAAG CCCGGACCATCCTCAACCGGTGCTTCATTCAATGGAAACGATAATGATAACTGTTATAGATGAAAGTGAAGAAGTATCCATGGACTTGCTAGAGATTCTATTGGCTGCTGTCAAAAAAGAAAGCCAG GATGTCTCACCAATGGCTTCGAAGCTTGTGGAGAAGGTTCTCAGTAGCTGCGCCTCTACGCTTCGACCGTGCATCATGGAAGCTTTGAAGTCCACAGGGACAAGCTTGGAGATGTATTCTCCAGTGGTTTCGTCAATATGCCAAAGCGAAGCTGCTACTACTGAAGCGCAAATCGTTGTTAACCCCAAAGAAACTGAG gCAGGTGAAAAGACGTTAGAAGAACAAGTAGTTCCAAGTGATTCATTGAAGGTACCGTATTTG GAAAAACTGGATTTGGGTCTCTCTGTCAAGGGGGCTAGGTCCAAGAGAACTGCAAGAGGTGGAACTCGAGCCAATGGAGATGACAAAGTAACAAAAGGAAGTGATTTGCAACAACTTTTGAAGCAAGGGCATTCCGAAAGTACAGACACAGATACCGAATCAGGGTCTGCTAGGAGGAGAGGGCGGAAACCCAATTCACTGATGAATCCCGAGGAAGGCTACTCATTCAAGACGTCATCAGGCAAGAATGATTCATCACGTGGAAAGCTCGCTGGCAAGAAAGCACCTTCCCCTAGTAAAGTTGCTCAAACGAATCAGCCTGTTGTTATTTCTCTCTCGCCCTCTAGTAAGTCTAGGAAGAAAGGGTCAGGTAAACGAAGCCGGAGTAAGATGGAAGAGACAGATCTTGATGCGGCTTCTTTAGCTAGGCCAGTATCAAAGAAACCGACTGTGAAGAAGGATAAGcctgaagaagaagatttaATGGAAACTGACATTGAAAAGCCTGAAGATAGCATTAAGACTGCCAAGCCAAGtaaaaaggagaagaaagcaGAGAATGGTTCAGCGAAAACTTCAGCAAAGAAGCCACTTGAAGAATCTAAGACCAGTGGGAAAAAAATAGTCCACTCAGaagcaaagaaaaacaattcaaaaactGATATTCCCCAGTCCTCAAAGAGCAAG AAGAAGAGCTCCCCAGCAACAACGCCTGCGACCAAAGAATCCGAACAAACTCCCAAGAGCCATCCCAAGAGAAAACGGACAGCTGGAGAGGAAGTG GAGTCCAATAAGAGTAAGCTTGGTCAGGAACTGGTTGGTAAGAGAGTTAAAGTCTGGTGGCCACTCGACAAGAA GTTTTATGAAGGCGTCATACAATCCTATGATGGTCGTACGAGGAGGCATAAA GTCTTGTATTCTGATGGGGAGGCTGAAGCGATTTAtcttaaaaatgaaacttgGGAGATAATCCAGGATAAGTCTTCAGCCAGTGAG GAAAAGGAGGATGATGATCTGCCTGATTCTACTCCTTTATCTGACAT AATGCGAAGGCAGAAAGCCAAGAAGAGCAAAAATGTGGAACTGAGCAGTTCTTCAGACGTCAG ATCCTCGAAGGAGAAAGAACCTGTAAAAAACTCCACTAAGCAAGGGAAACGAAAGAAAGGTGCGCTGAAGAGCTTAAGCAATGAACCAGAAAGCAGAGAGGAGAAAGATGTTAAATCGTCAAAAGAGCCGAAAGCTGAAACTGGCAGGACTAAGAAAAGGCAGAAGGTGGCTCGAGATATGCACCGGGAAAGTGAAAAAGACTGTGATGACAAGGAGGAAGCTGCAACCAAGGGTGAAGGCAGTGTGAAATCCGATGCGGAGCCTGAATGTAAGAGAGATCACCAAGAACTGGCAGATGATCCAAATGCGGAAACCAAAACTGATGGAGAAGAGCTGAAGTCTACAAACAAGTCAAATGCAGAACCAGAAATTGATGGAGAAGAACAGGAGACAGCAAAAGAGCCAACGGCAGAACTCAAAATTGATGGAGAAGAGCAAGAACCAGTGAAAGAGATTAATGAAGAAACTGAAACTGAGGCACAAGAGGGAGAATCAGCAAAAGAGCCAAATGCAGACACAAAATTGATCGAGAAGGAGGATATGTCTGAGGTACAAGAGGTAGAATCAGCGAAAGAGCCAAGTGCAGATACAAAATTGATTGAGAAGGAGGATATGTCTGAGGAGCAAGTGGGAGAATCTGCAAAAGAGCCGAGTGCAGACACAAAATTGATTGAGAAGGAGGATATGTCTGCGGTACAAGAGGTAGAATCAGCGAAAGAGCCAAGTGCAGACACAAAATTGATTGAGAAGGAGGATATGTCTGAGGTACGAGAGGGAGAATCAGCAAAAGAGCCAAGTGAAGACGCTAAGGAGGACATATCTGAGGAGCAGAGTCATGGAGCTGAAAAAGAGCCAAGTGTGACTGAGACTGGTAAAGTagaaaatgaagctgaagaagatgatcaGAGAGCAGTTAAGGAAGTGGGAGAAGAGACTGATAAAGCAGAAGCTGGTACTACCCCTGTTTCAGGTTGA
- the LOC106414830 gene encoding sister chromatid cohesion protein PDS5 homolog E isoform X4 translates to MGPLVGETELPEALLKAGKDLLEPHSSTDSLLDLLHKVETLLSIVEQDPIVAVQSALRPSTKALISADLLRNPDSDVRVYVVSCLTEIMRITAPEAPYNDDHMKDIFEVTVEAFGKLADASSRSYKKAEAVLDTVAKVRSSLVMLDLECDDVILEMFRQFLKVISPDHPQPVLHSMETIMITVIDESEEVSMDLLEILLAAVKKESQDVSPMASKLVEKVLSSCASTLRPCIMEALKSTGTSLEMYSPVVSSICQSEAATTEAQIVVNPKETEAGEKTLEEQVVPSDSLKEKLDLGLSVKGARSKRTARGGTRANGDDKVTKGSDLQQLLKQGHSESTDTDTESGSARRRGRKPNSLMNPEEGYSFKTSSGKNDSSRGKLAGKKAPSPSKVAQTNQPVVISLSPSSKSRKKGSGKRSRSKMEETDLDAASLARPVSKKPTVKKDKPEEEDLMETDIEKPEDSIKTAKPSKKEKKAENGSAKTSAKKPLEESKTSGKKIVHSEAKKNNSKTDIPQSSKSKKKSSPATTPATKESEQTPKSHPKRKRTAGEEVESNKSKLGQELVGKRVKVWWPLDKKFYEGVIQSYDGRTRRHKVLYSDGEAEAIYLKNETWEIIQDKSSASEQEKEDDDLPDSTPLSDIMRRQKAKKSKNVELSSSSDVRSSKEKEPVKNSTKQGKRKKGALKSLSNEPESREEKDVKSSKEPKAETGRTKKRQKVARDMHRESEKDCDDKEEAATKGEGSVKSDAEPECKRDHQELADDPNAETKTDGEELKSTNKSNAEPEIDGEEQETAKEPTAELKIDGEEQEPVKEINEETETEAQEGESAKEPNADTKLIEKEDMSEVQEVESAKEPSADTKLIEKEDMSEEQVGESAKEPSADTKLIEKEDMSAVQEVESAKEPSADTKLIEKEDMSEVREGESAKEPSEDAKEDISEEQSHGAEKEPSVTETGKVENEAEEDDQRAVKEVGEETDKAEAGTTPVSG, encoded by the exons atgggtcCTCTTGTCGGAGAAACCGAACTCCCTGAAGCTCTCCTCAAGGCTGGAAAAGATCTCCTCGAGCCTCATTCCTCTACTGATTCCCTTCTCGACCTTCTCCAT AAAGTGGAGACTCTGCTCTCTATTGTGGAGCAAGATCCTATTGTAGCTGTGCAAAGTGCCCTGAGACCATCTACCAAGGCTTTGATATCTGCTGATCTCTTGAGAAACCCTGATTCCGATGTTAGGGTTTACGTTGTCTCCTGCTTAACGGAGATTATGAGGATAACTGCCCCTGAGGCACCATATAACGATGACCACATGAAG GATATCTTCGAGGTGACAGTAGAAGCCTTTGGAAAACTAGCTGATGCTTCCTCTCGCAGTTACAAGAAAGCGGAGGCTGTTCTTGATACTGTTGCTAAGGTCAGGTCTTCCTTGGTGATGTTGGACTTGGAGTGCGATGACGTTATCTTAGAGATGTTTCGGCAGTTCTTGAAAGTCATAAG CCCGGACCATCCTCAACCGGTGCTTCATTCAATGGAAACGATAATGATAACTGTTATAGATGAAAGTGAAGAAGTATCCATGGACTTGCTAGAGATTCTATTGGCTGCTGTCAAAAAAGAAAGCCAG GATGTCTCACCAATGGCTTCGAAGCTTGTGGAGAAGGTTCTCAGTAGCTGCGCCTCTACGCTTCGACCGTGCATCATGGAAGCTTTGAAGTCCACAGGGACAAGCTTGGAGATGTATTCTCCAGTGGTTTCGTCAATATGCCAAAGCGAAGCTGCTACTACTGAAGCGCAAATCGTTGTTAACCCCAAAGAAACTGAG gCAGGTGAAAAGACGTTAGAAGAACAAGTAGTTCCAAGTGATTCATTGAAG GAAAAACTGGATTTGGGTCTCTCTGTCAAGGGGGCTAGGTCCAAGAGAACTGCAAGAGGTGGAACTCGAGCCAATGGAGATGACAAAGTAACAAAAGGAAGTGATTTGCAACAACTTTTGAAGCAAGGGCATTCCGAAAGTACAGACACAGATACCGAATCAGGGTCTGCTAGGAGGAGAGGGCGGAAACCCAATTCACTGATGAATCCCGAGGAAGGCTACTCATTCAAGACGTCATCAGGCAAGAATGATTCATCACGTGGAAAGCTCGCTGGCAAGAAAGCACCTTCCCCTAGTAAAGTTGCTCAAACGAATCAGCCTGTTGTTATTTCTCTCTCGCCCTCTAGTAAGTCTAGGAAGAAAGGGTCAGGTAAACGAAGCCGGAGTAAGATGGAAGAGACAGATCTTGATGCGGCTTCTTTAGCTAGGCCAGTATCAAAGAAACCGACTGTGAAGAAGGATAAGcctgaagaagaagatttaATGGAAACTGACATTGAAAAGCCTGAAGATAGCATTAAGACTGCCAAGCCAAGtaaaaaggagaagaaagcaGAGAATGGTTCAGCGAAAACTTCAGCAAAGAAGCCACTTGAAGAATCTAAGACCAGTGGGAAAAAAATAGTCCACTCAGaagcaaagaaaaacaattcaaaaactGATATTCCCCAGTCCTCAAAGAGCAAG AAGAAGAGCTCCCCAGCAACAACGCCTGCGACCAAAGAATCCGAACAAACTCCCAAGAGCCATCCCAAGAGAAAACGGACAGCTGGAGAGGAAGTG GAGTCCAATAAGAGTAAGCTTGGTCAGGAACTGGTTGGTAAGAGAGTTAAAGTCTGGTGGCCACTCGACAAGAA GTTTTATGAAGGCGTCATACAATCCTATGATGGTCGTACGAGGAGGCATAAA GTCTTGTATTCTGATGGGGAGGCTGAAGCGATTTAtcttaaaaatgaaacttgGGAGATAATCCAGGATAAGTCTTCAGCCAGTGAG CAGGAAAAGGAGGATGATGATCTGCCTGATTCTACTCCTTTATCTGACAT AATGCGAAGGCAGAAAGCCAAGAAGAGCAAAAATGTGGAACTGAGCAGTTCTTCAGACGTCAG ATCCTCGAAGGAGAAAGAACCTGTAAAAAACTCCACTAAGCAAGGGAAACGAAAGAAAGGTGCGCTGAAGAGCTTAAGCAATGAACCAGAAAGCAGAGAGGAGAAAGATGTTAAATCGTCAAAAGAGCCGAAAGCTGAAACTGGCAGGACTAAGAAAAGGCAGAAGGTGGCTCGAGATATGCACCGGGAAAGTGAAAAAGACTGTGATGACAAGGAGGAAGCTGCAACCAAGGGTGAAGGCAGTGTGAAATCCGATGCGGAGCCTGAATGTAAGAGAGATCACCAAGAACTGGCAGATGATCCAAATGCGGAAACCAAAACTGATGGAGAAGAGCTGAAGTCTACAAACAAGTCAAATGCAGAACCAGAAATTGATGGAGAAGAACAGGAGACAGCAAAAGAGCCAACGGCAGAACTCAAAATTGATGGAGAAGAGCAAGAACCAGTGAAAGAGATTAATGAAGAAACTGAAACTGAGGCACAAGAGGGAGAATCAGCAAAAGAGCCAAATGCAGACACAAAATTGATCGAGAAGGAGGATATGTCTGAGGTACAAGAGGTAGAATCAGCGAAAGAGCCAAGTGCAGATACAAAATTGATTGAGAAGGAGGATATGTCTGAGGAGCAAGTGGGAGAATCTGCAAAAGAGCCGAGTGCAGACACAAAATTGATTGAGAAGGAGGATATGTCTGCGGTACAAGAGGTAGAATCAGCGAAAGAGCCAAGTGCAGACACAAAATTGATTGAGAAGGAGGATATGTCTGAGGTACGAGAGGGAGAATCAGCAAAAGAGCCAAGTGAAGACGCTAAGGAGGACATATCTGAGGAGCAGAGTCATGGAGCTGAAAAAGAGCCAAGTGTGACTGAGACTGGTAAAGTagaaaatgaagctgaagaagatgatcaGAGAGCAGTTAAGGAAGTGGGAGAAGAGACTGATAAAGCAGAAGCTGGTACTACCCCTGTTTCAGGTTGA